From Deferribacter autotrophicus, the proteins below share one genomic window:
- a CDS encoding (Fe-S)-binding protein, with translation MKKLVEDLKQLEDLIIRCMKCGTCQAHCPLYKKDLFEGSVARGKISLLESIYEGKIENVETVLKYLDYCILCGRCETNCPSGVKTVEIFLKGKSILREVKDLPVYQKVLLEILLGKPELMSRFAPLFHMGFKLGTKKVKDDIYKPIFKGIGERFTKGIKKRFFTGEYGGENRAENEKMKVIFYPGCAINMIYFEWGEKIVKLLNKLGVTVIVPEVNYCCGIPAATMGKQEMMKALLEKNYEYFEKYDTEYVITACPTCNHSLADLGENLGLEVPDKKFMDILIFLDKVLDIRLSSITDKKVTLHIPCHYDKDFVDDMTEYVASISSDFVSLENQSCCGFGGTFNLKNYDKSVVFSVDKAKEVESKEIEILFTPCPGCAINLTDGVMHVNANCKVLHPVEVIYEVIAEDVSKDQAKKN, from the coding sequence ATGAAAAAGTTAGTGGAAGATTTGAAACAGTTAGAAGATTTGATCATAAGGTGTATGAAGTGTGGTACATGCCAGGCGCATTGCCCTCTTTATAAGAAAGATTTGTTTGAAGGATCTGTGGCAAGAGGGAAAATTTCTTTATTAGAGTCTATTTATGAAGGAAAAATTGAAAATGTGGAAACTGTTTTAAAGTATCTTGATTATTGTATTTTATGCGGAAGATGTGAGACTAACTGTCCAAGTGGCGTTAAGACTGTTGAAATTTTTCTAAAAGGGAAATCAATACTGAGAGAAGTTAAAGATTTGCCGGTTTATCAAAAAGTACTTTTGGAGATTTTGCTTGGTAAACCTGAATTGATGAGTAGATTTGCTCCTCTTTTTCACATGGGGTTTAAACTTGGAACGAAAAAAGTCAAAGATGATATTTATAAACCAATATTTAAAGGAATTGGTGAGAGATTTACCAAAGGGATAAAAAAGAGGTTTTTTACAGGCGAATATGGTGGGGAGAACAGAGCTGAAAACGAAAAGATGAAAGTGATTTTTTATCCTGGCTGCGCAATAAATATGATTTATTTCGAATGGGGAGAGAAAATAGTTAAGCTTTTAAATAAGTTGGGAGTTACGGTTATTGTTCCTGAAGTAAATTACTGTTGTGGAATTCCTGCTGCTACCATGGGTAAACAGGAGATGATGAAAGCGTTGCTTGAGAAAAATTATGAGTATTTCGAAAAATATGATACGGAATATGTGATAACGGCTTGTCCAACTTGCAATCATTCTCTGGCTGATTTAGGCGAGAATCTAGGGTTAGAAGTGCCTGATAAGAAATTTATGGATATTCTGATTTTTCTTGATAAGGTGCTTGATATCAGGCTATCTAGTATTACTGATAAGAAGGTTACACTTCATATCCCGTGTCATTATGATAAAGATTTTGTGGATGATATGACAGAGTATGTTGCTAGTATCTCATCAGATTTTGTTTCTCTGGAAAATCAAAGCTGCTGCGGTTTTGGTGGTACTTTTAATTTAAAAAATTATGATAAATCGGTGGTTTTTTCAGTTGATAAAGCTAAAGAGGTAGAGAGTAAAGAGATTGAAATTCTGTTTACACCTTGTCCCGGTTGTGCTATTAATTTAACGGATGGGGTAATGCATGTAAATGCAAATTGCAAGGTTTTACACCCAGTAGAAGTAATTT
- a CDS encoding FAD-linked oxidase C-terminal domain-containing protein: MKKSLVKELEKRLGKSSVLIDEGDRALFSYDAAYGEKVLPDIVVFPENKDDLQFVINLMSENEIPIITRGAGTNLSGGTVPVSGGCVLVTTKMNRILEINEKDLYAVVEAGVVTKQLADKVEEYGLFYPPDPGSMNISTIGGNVAENAGGLRGLKYGVTKDYVMGVKLFDMAGNEVIGGGKTVKLVTGFNIPGLMISSEGMLGIMYEVILKLVPKPATSKSMLVEYSSVIDACNTVSEIIASKILPSTLELMDNFTINAVEESEKIGLPVKADALLLIEVDGHPAVVEDEFIMVKKICEKNKGNVKVADNNEERDKLWTARRKALSCLARLKPTLILEDATVPRSKIPDMMKAIKEIASKYNITIGTFGHAGDGNLHPTILTDKRDEDEFRRVEKAIDEIFEKALLFGGTLSGEHGVGLLKAKYMEMEVGKGTLNFMKNLKMGVDSKNLLNPHKMGL; this comes from the coding sequence ATGAAGAAAAGTTTGGTCAAAGAGCTTGAAAAGAGGTTGGGCAAAAGCAGTGTTTTGATAGATGAAGGTGATAGAGCGCTTTTCAGTTATGATGCTGCTTATGGCGAAAAGGTGTTGCCTGATATTGTGGTGTTTCCTGAAAATAAAGATGATTTGCAGTTTGTTATTAACCTGATGAGTGAAAATGAGATTCCAATAATTACAAGAGGTGCAGGTACCAATTTAAGTGGTGGGACTGTTCCTGTGTCCGGTGGTTGTGTGTTGGTGACTACTAAAATGAACAGAATTTTGGAGATAAATGAAAAAGATCTTTATGCAGTTGTGGAAGCTGGGGTTGTTACAAAACAGCTTGCGGATAAAGTTGAAGAGTATGGACTTTTTTACCCACCGGATCCAGGAAGTATGAATATTTCAACCATTGGCGGTAATGTTGCGGAAAATGCTGGTGGATTAAGAGGTTTGAAATACGGTGTCACCAAAGATTATGTGATGGGTGTGAAACTATTTGATATGGCAGGCAATGAGGTAATAGGGGGCGGAAAAACGGTAAAACTCGTAACCGGTTTTAATATCCCAGGTTTGATGATTAGCTCTGAAGGGATGCTTGGTATTATGTATGAGGTGATACTAAAGCTTGTTCCAAAGCCTGCGACATCGAAATCTATGCTTGTAGAGTATTCATCGGTGATAGATGCATGTAATACGGTTTCAGAAATAATTGCTTCAAAAATTTTGCCAAGTACGCTGGAATTGATGGATAATTTTACTATTAATGCAGTGGAAGAGTCGGAAAAAATCGGATTACCGGTGAAGGCTGATGCTTTATTGTTAATAGAAGTGGATGGTCATCCTGCTGTGGTAGAAGATGAGTTTATCATGGTTAAGAAGATTTGTGAGAAAAATAAAGGGAATGTAAAGGTTGCAGATAATAATGAGGAAAGGGATAAGCTCTGGACTGCAAGGAGAAAAGCCTTAAGCTGCCTTGCAAGGTTGAAGCCAACTCTTATTTTAGAGGATGCTACGGTGCCTCGCAGCAAAATTCCTGATATGATGAAAGCTATCAAAGAGATTGCTTCTAAATATAATATAACGATTGGAACGTTTGGTCATGCAGGTGATGGTAATCTTCACCCTACAATTCTTACAGATAAAAGGGATGAGGATGAATTTAGAAGGGTAGAGAAGGCCATTGATGAAATATTTGAAAAAGCTCTTTTATTTGGAGGTACGCTGAGCGGAGAGCATGGAGTTGGCTTATTAAAGGCAAAATATATGGAAATGGAAGTGGGGAAAGGTACACTTAATTTTATGAAAAACTTAAAAATGGGAGTTGATTCGAAAAATTTATTAAATCCACACAAGATGGGGCTTTAA